The nucleotide sequence TTTTAATGATGGTTTCAAGATTTCATCAATCAAAAAACCAAAAAGGTGCAGCTGAAGCTTTGGAATATCTTCCTAAAAAATATAAAATGATATTTGTTGGAGATGGAATTTTAGAAGAAGATGTAAAAAACTTTGTAAAAGAAAAATACCTAGAATCAAGAGTAATATTTTTAGGAAAGAGAAAGGATATTCCTGTACTTTTGAAAACAGCAGATATAATTATTCAGTTTTCATTTTTTGAAGGTTTTGGTATGGCTGCTGTCGAAGGTATGGCTTCTGGAAAACCTGTAATAGTAAGTAATGTTTCTGGACTGGCTGATGTAGTAGGTGGAGGCGGAATTATATGTCCAAATGATCCTAAAGAATTAGCAAAAATAATATTGAACCTAGAAGATAAGAAATTATATAATCATATAGCTGAGATGTGCTTGGAAAAAAGTAAAAAGTATAGTATAGAAAATAGTGCAGAAGAATATATAAAGCTGTATAAGGAGATTTTGAAGAGATAAAATGATGGTATATTATATAATATTGGGAATCCTTGGCATAGGCAGTTTAATAGATATATTAACTTTAAATGAAAGAGTAAAAAAAGTATTATATATTCTTTCAATATTGATATTGGTTGTATTCTTTGGAACAAGGGGCTATCTTGGTTATGATTGGTACTCATATAAGCCTAATTTTGAAAAAATAGATAATATATTACAGTTGTTTTCTGGAAACTATAAAACTATATTTTCTTCAGGATATGAACTGGGATTTCAATTATATTCAAGTGTAATAAAAGCTTTTTCATCTAATTATTTAGTTTTTAATTTTGTAAATACAGTTACTGATTTTCTTTTAATATATTTTATATTTAAAAGATATTCTAAGTATCCAATATTTGCATTATTTTTATATTTTGGAATATATGGACTAGCTCTTGAAATAGATATGATGAGAAATATAAAAAGTATATTGCTGTTTTTATGCTCAATAGAATATATTGAAGATAGAAAACCATTGGTATTTGTTGCTTTAAATATACTGGGAATGATGTTTCACAGCAGTTCTTTAATATATTTTCCAATGTATTTTATATTGAATATAAAATGGAACAGAAAATTCATACTGGGGCTTTTTGCTTTAGGAAATATTTATTATATTTCAGATGTCAGATTAATAATTAATGGGATAAGAATATTTGGCAGTTATCTACCAGGAGGAATAGGACAGAAAATAACTGGATATCTTTCTATAATACCAGCAGATTTTCCATTAGGATTCTCATTTTTTTATGCTGAAAGAAT is from Fusobacterium sp. and encodes:
- a CDS encoding EpsG family protein, whose translation is MMVYYIILGILGIGSLIDILTLNERVKKVLYILSILILVVFFGTRGYLGYDWYSYKPNFEKIDNILQLFSGNYKTIFSSGYELGFQLYSSVIKAFSSNYLVFNFVNTVTDFLLIYFIFKRYSKYPIFALFLYFGIYGLALEIDMMRNIKSILLFLCSIEYIEDRKPLVFVALNILGMMFHSSSLIYFPMYFILNIKWNRKFILGLFALGNIYYISDVRLIINGIRIFGSYLPGGIGQKITGYLSIIPADFPLGFSFFYAERIVIFLLIFFAGNYLVSKRYGNIFLNSTYLYVFMFLYTSELSVISLRFGILFVYSYWFAIPMLIEKTTAPAVKIGIVAVAALICCFRINNQLSFIGNKDIYTYENIFLKHRSAAEKWQLVEDAAKYKDEGHGKEISLLF